The Mycobacterium paragordonae genome includes a region encoding these proteins:
- a CDS encoding limonene-1,2-epoxide hydrolase family protein, which translates to MPAFTGPDAIVENMAGQFSMFPESYAFEIVNLASDGPVVLTERLDYIQAPDGSKPAIPVMGTFVVDDDGRITRWTDYFDLNLIMKLLQDEDISGLVPATT; encoded by the coding sequence ATGCCCGCCTTCACCGGACCGGATGCCATTGTGGAGAACATGGCCGGCCAGTTTTCGATGTTCCCGGAGTCCTACGCCTTCGAAATCGTCAACCTCGCCAGCGATGGTCCCGTGGTGCTCACCGAACGCCTGGACTACATTCAGGCTCCTGACGGAAGTAAGCCGGCCATCCCGGTGATGGGGACCTTCGTCGTCGACGACGACGGGAGGATCACTCGCTGGACCGACTATTTCGACCTGAATCTGATCATGAAGCTCCTGCAAGACGAGGACATCAGCGGCCTGGTGCCCGCGACGACATGA
- a CDS encoding cytochrome P450, with protein sequence MTSRVWQRSAHSRDGSSPLPSPEGSADFDLFLPLRSAGSLENPYPIYSVIRTVRPVLEVPVPNYAGPGAWMLTRYRDVHSVLRDPRFSVERLRAPLMRDNLDRMPEFLRQSATGMRSMLVMDPPDHTRVRKLVNKAFTPKRVAALRGHIEAIVGELADEAQAKGTFDLIHDVAEPLPAIVIAELLGVPAEDHRQFRQWSSAMINGFGSPNAEARATSAEAARQVFDYLADVIAARRRSPREDLISAMIAAQEERDALSDAELLATGNLLLLAGHETTTNLIGNGTLALLREPDQWNRLCEEPALLPTAIEELLRYDGPVQATVRVALEDVAIDDQVISEGSLVLVNIGSANHDPETFEDPDQLDLARAPNPHLAFGFGTHFCLGAPLARLEARLAFDALTKRFPRLSLVDDRPVYRTNPVLRGLTSLNVAA encoded by the coding sequence ATGACGTCTCGTGTCTGGCAGCGCTCGGCGCACTCTCGCGACGGGTCGTCACCCCTTCCTTCTCCTGAGGGCTCCGCTGACTTCGACCTTTTCCTGCCGCTGCGCAGTGCCGGCTCGCTCGAGAACCCCTACCCGATTTACTCCGTGATCCGCACTGTGCGGCCCGTGCTCGAGGTGCCGGTCCCGAACTACGCCGGCCCCGGCGCGTGGATGCTCACGCGCTACCGCGACGTCCACTCGGTGTTGCGCGACCCGCGTTTCTCGGTCGAGCGGCTGCGCGCGCCGCTCATGCGCGACAACCTCGACCGCATGCCGGAGTTTCTGCGCCAGAGCGCGACCGGCATGCGCTCGATGCTGGTCATGGACCCGCCCGACCACACGCGCGTCCGCAAACTCGTCAATAAGGCCTTCACGCCCAAGCGCGTCGCCGCGCTGCGCGGCCACATCGAGGCGATCGTCGGCGAGCTCGCCGACGAGGCGCAGGCCAAGGGCACCTTCGACCTGATTCACGACGTCGCCGAGCCGCTCCCGGCGATCGTGATCGCTGAGCTGCTCGGCGTCCCGGCGGAGGACCACCGTCAGTTCCGTCAGTGGTCGAGCGCGATGATCAACGGCTTCGGATCGCCCAATGCCGAGGCACGCGCGACCAGCGCGGAGGCGGCGCGCCAGGTCTTCGACTACCTCGCCGATGTCATCGCCGCCCGACGCCGCTCACCGCGCGAGGACCTGATCAGCGCGATGATCGCGGCTCAGGAGGAGCGCGACGCGCTCTCCGATGCGGAGCTGCTCGCGACCGGCAACCTGCTGCTGCTCGCCGGGCACGAGACAACAACGAACTTGATCGGCAACGGCACGCTCGCCCTGTTGCGCGAGCCCGATCAGTGGAACCGGCTGTGCGAGGAGCCCGCGCTGCTCCCGACCGCGATCGAAGAGCTGCTCCGCTACGACGGGCCCGTGCAGGCGACGGTGCGCGTCGCGCTGGAAGACGTCGCGATCGACGACCAGGTGATCTCGGAGGGCTCGCTCGTGCTGGTGAACATCGGCTCGGCGAACCACGACCCCGAGACGTTCGAGGACCCAGACCAACTCGACCTCGCGCGTGCCCCGAACCCGCACCTCGCGTTCGGGTTCGGCACGCACTTCTGTCTCGGGGCGCCGCTCGCGCGGCTCGAGGCGCGGCTCGCGTTTGATGCGCTGACGAAGCGGTTCCCGAGGCTCTCGCTGGTGGATGACCGGCCGGTGTACCGGACGAATCCGGTGCTACGCGGGCTCACGAGCCTGAACGTGGCGGCGTAG
- a CDS encoding nitroreductase family deazaflavin-dependent oxidoreductase, whose product MRMPRAIADFNSRVTNPTALSITPWLPCLGTLEHVGRKSGRHYRTPLLVFPIRDGFVVLIGYGPKSDWLKNVLAGGRAVLHKRGKSIALGNPRVLSKAEGATLVNGLPGVFYRLFPYDEGALVLTKVDATQ is encoded by the coding sequence ATGCGAATGCCAAGGGCCATCGCAGACTTCAACAGTCGAGTCACCAATCCAACGGCTCTTTCGATCACGCCGTGGCTTCCATGCCTGGGGACTCTCGAACACGTCGGACGCAAATCAGGCAGGCATTATCGAACGCCGCTGTTGGTCTTTCCTATCCGCGACGGCTTTGTCGTTCTCATCGGGTATGGACCGAAGTCGGACTGGTTGAAGAACGTACTCGCCGGTGGACGGGCGGTGCTGCACAAGCGCGGCAAGAGTATTGCGCTAGGCAATCCCCGTGTCCTGAGTAAAGCTGAGGGCGCAACGCTCGTGAACGGGCTACCTGGTGTGTTTTACCGTCTGTTTCCGTACGACGAAGGGGCGCTGGTGTTGACCAAAGTTGATGCCACGCAGTGA
- a CDS encoding LLM class flavin-dependent oxidoreductase, translating to MEISCAFATSSTTPKHVELAEELGYKRAWLYDSPALYPDVWMVLSRCAERTTRIGLGPGVLVPSLRHPMVNAAAIAELADQAPNRVAVAIGSGFTGRFTLGQRPMPWRRVAEYVRCLKALLAGEPAEWDGATIRMLQLPGFGAQRPLAVPILIGADGPKGLAVAAELGDGVFSAAVPQPDAVKAAGWRALLAFGTVLDDGEELTSPRVVAAAGPAAAVLYHAMYERGGAAAVDALPGGRHWREAIEAVPQHERHLAIHAGHLVEANPRDAPHVADLIPMASSMALTATRDEMPGKIATLGASGVTELAYQPAGPDIERELRAFASAAGLPGVGN from the coding sequence GTGGAGATCTCCTGCGCGTTCGCGACGTCGTCAACCACTCCCAAACACGTTGAGCTGGCGGAAGAGCTGGGCTACAAACGTGCATGGCTCTACGACTCGCCGGCGCTCTACCCCGACGTGTGGATGGTGCTGAGCCGGTGCGCCGAGCGCACGACTCGCATCGGCCTCGGTCCTGGGGTGCTTGTCCCCAGCCTGCGACATCCGATGGTCAATGCCGCCGCGATCGCCGAGCTCGCCGATCAGGCACCCAATCGTGTGGCCGTCGCGATCGGCTCGGGGTTCACGGGGCGCTTCACGCTGGGGCAGCGACCGATGCCGTGGCGGCGCGTCGCCGAGTACGTCCGCTGTCTCAAGGCGCTACTGGCAGGCGAGCCGGCTGAGTGGGACGGCGCCACGATCCGGATGCTGCAGCTTCCCGGCTTCGGCGCGCAGCGCCCGCTCGCTGTGCCTATCCTGATCGGCGCGGACGGTCCCAAAGGGTTGGCGGTCGCGGCCGAGCTGGGCGACGGCGTCTTCTCCGCGGCCGTCCCTCAGCCGGACGCTGTGAAGGCGGCCGGCTGGCGCGCGTTGCTGGCATTCGGCACCGTCTTGGACGACGGTGAGGAGTTGACGTCGCCGCGGGTGGTCGCGGCCGCCGGCCCGGCAGCTGCGGTGCTCTACCACGCGATGTACGAACGGGGCGGCGCGGCGGCGGTCGACGCGTTGCCCGGCGGACGTCACTGGCGCGAAGCGATTGAGGCTGTGCCCCAACACGAACGGCATCTTGCGATCCACGCCGGCCATCTCGTCGAGGCGAACCCGCGGGACGCACCTCACGTCGCAGACCTGATCCCGATGGCGAGCTCGATGGCTTTGACGGCGACTCGTGACGAGATGCCTGGCAAGATCGCCACTTTAGGCGCTTCGGGCGTCACCGAATTGGCGTATCAGCCGGCGGGTCCGGATATCGAGCGTGAACTACGTGCGTTTGCGTCCGCTGCCGGCCTGCCCGGCGTCGGCAACTAG
- a CDS encoding ABC1 kinase family protein: MIQHFRIVRVLRVALAVVRVLPRYLLLLARDRSALWPTNDADWQRAHGAAAREIKRVALSLAGAFTKAAQIQGARADFFPAPFIEELSQFHDAVPPRPFETLRPLVERDLGRPLDEVFATIDRRALAAASLAQVHRATLRDGSQVVLKIRYPEIPRIIPLDLGMLRRVVRIVMLVQRRIDLRALVTETTRFIEFELDFRREVRSTERLAKNLTDVPVVVVPRVYPELCGDNVIVLEYLQGIQVARTKELVAAGHKLSEIARNIGALYGTMIFEQGFFHGDPHPGNLLILPDGRIGLLDFGLAKELPPGFARLVATMMVSSMIGDSRSAFAAAEQLGFDVASMKPENLRTLMLMTIGDSDTEAGFFEILGETSLRKIPEDFALVGRTLILLNGLSHRLAPGRRLIQAELLKHLAAGVARTDGDEPVPPPGADNAARKPA; encoded by the coding sequence GTGATCCAGCACTTCCGAATCGTCCGAGTCCTGCGCGTGGCGCTTGCGGTCGTGCGCGTCCTGCCCCGCTACCTGCTGCTGCTGGCGCGCGATCGAAGCGCGCTGTGGCCGACCAACGACGCCGACTGGCAGCGCGCGCACGGCGCAGCCGCACGCGAGATCAAGCGCGTCGCGCTCTCGCTGGCCGGCGCCTTCACGAAGGCCGCCCAAATCCAGGGCGCACGGGCCGACTTCTTCCCGGCGCCCTTCATCGAGGAACTGAGCCAATTCCACGACGCAGTGCCGCCGCGGCCCTTCGAGACGCTGCGACCGCTCGTTGAGCGCGACCTCGGCCGCCCCCTCGACGAGGTCTTCGCGACGATCGACCGCCGGGCCCTCGCCGCCGCTTCGTTGGCGCAGGTGCACCGCGCAACGCTGCGCGACGGCAGCCAGGTCGTCCTGAAGATCCGCTATCCCGAGATCCCGAGGATCATTCCGCTCGACCTCGGCATGCTGCGCCGCGTCGTCAGGATCGTCATGCTCGTGCAGCGGCGCATCGACCTGCGAGCGCTCGTCACCGAGACGACGCGCTTCATCGAATTTGAGCTCGACTTCCGGCGCGAGGTGCGCTCGACCGAGCGGCTCGCGAAGAACCTCACTGACGTCCCCGTCGTGGTCGTCCCCCGCGTATATCCGGAGCTGTGCGGCGACAACGTGATCGTGCTCGAGTACCTGCAAGGCATTCAGGTCGCGCGCACGAAAGAGCTTGTCGCGGCAGGCCATAAACTCTCTGAGATCGCGCGAAACATCGGCGCGCTCTACGGCACCATGATCTTCGAACAGGGCTTCTTCCACGGCGATCCGCACCCCGGGAACCTCCTGATCCTGCCCGACGGCCGGATCGGCCTCCTCGATTTCGGCTTGGCCAAGGAGCTGCCACCAGGGTTCGCGCGGCTCGTCGCGACAATGATGGTCTCTTCGATGATCGGCGACTCGCGATCCGCGTTCGCTGCTGCCGAGCAACTCGGCTTCGACGTCGCCTCAATGAAACCCGAGAACCTGCGCACGCTGATGCTGATGACGATCGGCGACAGCGACACCGAAGCTGGCTTCTTCGAGATCCTGGGCGAGACGAGCCTGCGCAAGATTCCGGAGGACTTCGCGCTCGTTGGGCGCACGCTGATCCTGCTGAACGGGCTCTCGCACCGGCTCGCGCCCGGGCGCCGGTTGATCCAGGCTGAGCTGCTGAAGCACCTCGCCGCGGGCGTGGCCCGGACAGACGGCGACGAGCCGGTTCCACCGCCCGGCGCGGATAACGCGGCCCGCAAGCCCGCCTAG
- a CDS encoding CoA transferase — MTAIFKERTRKEWTDFFIATDIAGAPAFLGADLFDDDHAKVRRLVYDEAQSDGTSQRLMGTCIKTKPDDEFAPPAAPDVGQHTEELLTTLAGYDAAEMWCLGSSGAI, encoded by the coding sequence TTGACGGCGATATTCAAGGAGCGCACCCGCAAGGAATGGACCGACTTCTTCATTGCGACCGATATCGCCGGCGCCCCAGCATTTTTGGGCGCCGATCTGTTCGACGACGACCACGCGAAGGTTCGCCGACTCGTCTACGACGAGGCGCAATCCGACGGGACGTCGCAACGATTGATGGGAACGTGCATCAAGACCAAACCCGACGACGAATTCGCGCCGCCGGCAGCACCTGACGTCGGGCAGCATACGGAAGAGTTACTCACCACGCTGGCCGGTTACGACGCGGCGGAAATGTGGTGCCTTGGTTCGTCGGGCGCAATCTGA
- a CDS encoding adenylate/guanylate cyclase domain-containing protein, whose protein sequence is MTTAVLQSRLAAVKNVGHFDATAVGRFARYIAESPDEKLFRMNPYRYASETGTPERLAVDLFLHAAHAGVVEFGWGVLCPACGCFITTDHALRALNEDRFCAICEISVPPVIDDNVEVTFNVAPSARAIRFHNANELDFLRDSLTLFFSPSVADRSHIDRAVENPVWFGTAPAGAKLETEMSLAPGHYVLALPQYHSLRRFTVEEKAGGSALDYEVLAGGELVQDGDQLAAGQVHMTLHNRLGRPVVFGAFADPRPSSPEALAAKLALLAGQSGGKFHRFFSVQELVTTQAFRDLFRAESIPAQGGLALKNLTILFTDLKGSTELYSRMGDMRAYALVGEHFGILREVVAARGGAVVKTIGDAVMASFPTPAPALEAAMVMNREVGRVGDLELKIGLHAGPCIAVDLNERLDYFGQTVNIAARVQAIADSRQIVCTDHVREAPGAAEVITELNPVGAREMAALKGVDGQVGVWRYQ, encoded by the coding sequence ATGACCACCGCTGTCCTCCAGAGCCGCCTTGCAGCCGTCAAGAACGTTGGCCACTTCGACGCCACAGCCGTAGGCAGGTTTGCCCGCTACATAGCCGAGTCGCCAGACGAGAAGCTCTTCCGCATGAACCCCTATCGCTACGCGAGTGAGACGGGTACGCCTGAGCGCTTGGCGGTGGACCTGTTCCTTCACGCGGCGCATGCGGGGGTGGTCGAGTTCGGTTGGGGCGTCCTCTGCCCGGCCTGCGGTTGTTTCATCACCACCGATCACGCGCTGCGCGCGCTCAACGAGGACCGCTTCTGCGCAATCTGCGAGATCTCCGTACCCCCGGTGATCGACGACAACGTCGAGGTCACCTTCAATGTCGCGCCATCGGCGCGAGCGATCCGCTTCCACAACGCGAATGAGCTCGACTTCCTGCGCGACAGTCTCACACTGTTTTTCTCGCCGAGCGTCGCTGACAGATCACACATCGACCGCGCCGTGGAAAACCCTGTGTGGTTCGGTACCGCTCCGGCTGGCGCGAAGCTGGAGACCGAGATGTCGCTCGCGCCAGGGCATTACGTGCTGGCTCTGCCGCAGTACCACTCGTTGCGGCGGTTCACGGTCGAAGAAAAAGCGGGCGGTTCCGCATTGGACTATGAGGTCCTTGCCGGTGGCGAGCTCGTTCAGGATGGTGACCAGCTTGCGGCCGGCCAAGTGCACATGACCCTGCACAACCGGCTCGGCCGGCCGGTGGTCTTCGGAGCCTTCGCCGACCCGCGTCCGTCCTCGCCGGAGGCGCTCGCCGCGAAGCTCGCCCTATTGGCTGGGCAGTCGGGCGGAAAGTTCCATCGGTTCTTTTCCGTCCAGGAGTTGGTAACTACTCAAGCGTTCCGCGATCTGTTCCGCGCCGAGAGCATTCCGGCGCAGGGTGGCCTGGCCCTGAAGAACCTGACCATTCTCTTCACTGATCTCAAGGGCTCGACCGAGTTGTACTCACGCATGGGCGACATGCGTGCCTACGCCCTCGTCGGCGAACACTTCGGCATTTTGCGCGAGGTGGTCGCCGCACGCGGCGGCGCGGTGGTGAAGACCATCGGCGACGCGGTGATGGCGAGTTTCCCGACGCCGGCGCCGGCCCTGGAAGCGGCCATGGTGATGAACCGTGAAGTTGGCAGGGTTGGCGATCTCGAGCTCAAGATCGGCCTGCACGCCGGCCCGTGCATCGCGGTGGACCTGAACGAGCGCCTCGACTATTTCGGCCAGACAGTGAACATTGCGGCCCGCGTCCAGGCGATCGCGGACTCGCGCCAGATCGTCTGCACCGACCATGTGCGCGAGGCGCCGGGTGCGGCCGAGGTGATAACCGAACTGAACCCGGTAGGCGCGCGCGAGATGGCGGCTCTCAAAGGGGTCGACGGTCAGGTTGGTGTCTGGCGCTACCAGTAG
- a CDS encoding type IV toxin-antitoxin system AbiEi family antitoxin domain-containing protein: MARKRSTAVPAGLTAHPLGTFRPAQAKHTYAYPAAEVARLRERGLLHRLTDGYYVVVPRDMVGRSWMPGLETAAAGIASAIYGPDDIVVMGVSAARLHGAIPRALATATVAVPAQHRPIALSDRTAVVRFVKRHTQQLDAERYETELGSTLITTPEQTILDLAHRPELGDAEIDVPTAVAALYEHSDEDRLKALAIEQRRGASLERAKGWTHQ; the protein is encoded by the coding sequence ATGGCGCGAAAGCGCAGCACAGCGGTCCCCGCCGGCTTGACCGCGCATCCACTCGGCACGTTCCGTCCGGCACAGGCGAAACACACCTACGCGTACCCCGCTGCGGAGGTGGCGCGTCTGCGCGAACGCGGACTCCTGCACCGTCTCACCGACGGCTATTACGTCGTCGTGCCGCGGGACATGGTGGGTCGCAGCTGGATGCCGGGCCTGGAAACCGCAGCGGCAGGTATCGCTTCGGCGATCTACGGCCCGGACGACATTGTCGTCATGGGCGTCAGCGCCGCGCGGCTACACGGAGCGATTCCACGCGCACTGGCCACGGCGACGGTCGCCGTCCCAGCCCAGCATCGCCCTATCGCGTTGTCTGACCGCACTGCGGTGGTTCGCTTCGTCAAGCGGCACACCCAACAATTAGACGCCGAACGCTACGAGACCGAACTCGGATCGACGCTGATTACCACACCCGAGCAGACCATCCTGGATCTTGCCCACCGCCCTGAACTTGGCGACGCCGAAATCGATGTTCCGACCGCCGTCGCGGCACTGTATGAGCACAGCGATGAGGACCGCCTGAAGGCCCTGGCGATCGAACAGCGACGTGGGGCATCACTGGAGCGGGCAAAGGGCTGGACCCATCAATGA
- a CDS encoding phosphotransferase, whose amino-acid sequence MDGVAELVPVLPAHRFDEGALARHLRGQLPGFDGPLSVRQFQGGQSNPTFHLHTAEGEYVLRKKPPGTLLPRAHDVQREHRVMSALRDTDVPVPRMRLMSNDESVIGTAFFIMDYVPGRIFHDPALPTCRPAQRAAIYEDLARVLAALHGVDWRAAGLEGFGRPEGYLQRQVALWTRQWQGARVEDMPTMDMLAQWLPEHLPSDDEPACIAHGDYRLGNVLIHPSEPRIVAVLDWELATIGHPLADLGYTCLTYHLSPEFSGTKGVAGQDLTGTGIPDEQAFVASYCRHADREPPRSLDAFIVFSMFRLASITAGVWRRGLDGNAADSRAGTSEVRDRYRALARMAWALAQRLSDG is encoded by the coding sequence ATGGACGGTGTTGCAGAACTGGTACCGGTGCTACCGGCGCACCGCTTTGATGAGGGCGCCCTCGCACGGCACCTGCGCGGCCAATTGCCGGGCTTCGACGGTCCACTGAGCGTTCGCCAGTTTCAAGGCGGGCAGAGCAACCCGACCTTTCACCTGCACACCGCCGAGGGCGAGTACGTCCTGCGTAAGAAGCCCCCGGGCACGTTGCTGCCGCGGGCGCATGACGTGCAACGCGAACACCGTGTGATGTCGGCGTTGCGCGACACCGATGTGCCGGTACCCCGCATGCGGCTGATGTCCAACGACGAATCCGTCATTGGCACAGCTTTTTTCATCATGGATTACGTCCCCGGACGCATCTTTCACGACCCAGCCTTGCCCACCTGCAGACCGGCGCAGCGTGCGGCGATCTACGAGGATCTCGCTCGGGTGCTGGCCGCGCTGCATGGTGTGGACTGGCGTGCGGCAGGACTGGAGGGGTTCGGCCGGCCGGAGGGCTACCTGCAGCGTCAGGTGGCGCTGTGGACGAGGCAGTGGCAGGGCGCGCGCGTGGAAGACATGCCGACGATGGACATGCTGGCGCAATGGCTGCCAGAACACCTGCCCTCCGATGATGAGCCGGCGTGCATCGCGCACGGCGACTACCGCTTGGGTAACGTCCTGATCCATCCCAGCGAGCCGCGGATTGTCGCGGTCTTGGACTGGGAACTGGCAACCATCGGCCATCCGTTGGCCGACCTCGGCTATACCTGTCTGACCTACCATCTTTCGCCGGAATTCAGCGGCACCAAAGGCGTGGCGGGGCAGGACCTCACGGGCACCGGCATACCCGATGAGCAAGCCTTCGTCGCGAGCTACTGTCGGCATGCGGACCGGGAGCCACCCCGGTCGCTCGACGCCTTCATCGTGTTCTCCATGTTCCGCCTTGCCTCCATCACCGCCGGCGTGTGGCGGCGCGGGCTCGATGGCAATGCGGCCGACTCCAGGGCCGGCACATCAGAGGTCCGGGACCGCTACCGCGCCCTGGCGCGAATGGCGTGGGCTTTGGCGCAACGACTTTCGGATGGGTGA
- a CDS encoding molybdopterin oxidoreductase family protein, with protein MTAETGTALRICPLCEATCGLTLTIVDGRVVGARGDRDDVFSAGFICPKGASFGELDNDPDRLTGPLVRREGVLTETSWEEAYAVVADRLGEVIREHGGPSVGVYFGNPSAHTVAGSLYSPLVIRGLGTRQVYSASTLDQMPKHVALGLMFGSPVAFTVPDLDRTDYLVIIGANPLVSNGSLATAPDFPGKLRALRKRGGKLVVIDPARTRTAELADRHLAPRPGTDAVLLFAIVHALFEEGLVAEDLGGIAQHVNGVDEIRALSDEFAPEAVASHCGISADDIRVLAREIAAAPTAAVYGRMGTSTVEFGAIASWLVDAINILTGNLDRPGGAMFPLGATAPTPRPPKPGRGFRIGRWHSRVSGHPEVMSELPAAALAEEIDTAGEGQIKAMITIAGNPVLSAPDGDRLDRALDSVDFMLSIDPYLNETTRHADVILPPPPPAQSAHFDFALNNLAVHNNVRYSPPALPLDARPDEPEILSRIALILYGLAPDGDVALVDDQVIAMTLTKEVADADSPVAGRAVDELTAMLAPGPGYERRLDMMLRLGPYGDAFGANPDGLTLERLKAAPHGIDLGPLQPRLPEVLRTQTARIELAPEPLIADVARLRESVGLREGPFMLIGRRHLRSNNSWMHNVPALSGGTNRCTLRIHPDDAADLGLSDIAVIKGPGGELIAPVEVTDAMRRGVVSLPHGWGHDRGGTGQKLAASQPGVNVNQLNDGTHLDPLSGTAVLNGIPVDIAPAG; from the coding sequence ATGACAGCAGAAACCGGGACAGCGTTGCGGATCTGCCCGCTGTGCGAGGCGACCTGCGGCCTTACATTGACCATCGTCGACGGCAGGGTGGTCGGTGCTCGCGGCGACCGTGATGACGTGTTCAGTGCGGGTTTCATCTGTCCGAAGGGCGCGAGCTTCGGCGAGCTCGATAACGATCCCGACCGGTTGACCGGGCCCCTCGTCCGGCGTGAGGGAGTGCTGACCGAAACCAGCTGGGAGGAGGCGTACGCGGTCGTCGCAGACCGCCTGGGTGAGGTTATTCGCGAGCACGGCGGCCCATCCGTCGGCGTCTACTTCGGTAATCCGAGCGCACACACCGTCGCGGGTAGCCTGTACTCGCCGTTAGTCATTCGCGGTCTTGGCACCCGGCAGGTGTACAGCGCGAGCACGCTCGATCAGATGCCCAAGCACGTCGCGCTCGGCCTGATGTTCGGCAGCCCGGTCGCGTTCACGGTGCCCGATCTCGATCGCACCGACTATCTGGTCATCATCGGCGCTAATCCATTGGTGTCCAACGGCAGTTTGGCCACCGCCCCCGACTTCCCCGGTAAGCTGCGTGCGCTGCGTAAACGCGGGGGCAAGCTCGTCGTCATCGATCCCGCCCGCACGCGGACGGCCGAACTGGCTGACCGCCACCTCGCACCGCGACCCGGCACCGACGCCGTACTGCTGTTCGCCATCGTGCACGCGCTTTTCGAAGAGGGCCTTGTCGCAGAAGACCTCGGCGGAATCGCGCAGCACGTCAACGGCGTCGACGAAATCCGCGCACTGTCCGATGAATTCGCGCCGGAGGCGGTCGCTTCGCACTGCGGAATATCCGCTGATGACATTCGCGTGCTGGCCCGCGAGATAGCGGCGGCCCCGACTGCGGCCGTGTATGGCCGAATGGGTACCTCCACAGTGGAATTCGGTGCGATTGCCAGCTGGTTGGTAGACGCAATCAACATCCTGACCGGAAACCTCGACCGACCGGGCGGAGCGATGTTCCCCCTCGGCGCGACGGCGCCCACACCCCGCCCGCCGAAGCCGGGCCGAGGGTTCCGAATCGGGCGTTGGCACAGCCGTGTCTCGGGCCACCCCGAGGTGATGTCGGAGCTTCCCGCCGCCGCGCTCGCGGAGGAGATCGACACCGCGGGGGAGGGTCAGATCAAGGCGATGATCACGATCGCCGGAAACCCCGTGTTGTCGGCGCCGGACGGCGATCGGCTCGACCGCGCGCTCGACAGCGTTGATTTCATGCTCAGCATCGACCCCTACCTCAACGAGACCACCCGTCACGCCGACGTGATCCTGCCGCCGCCCCCGCCGGCGCAGAGCGCCCACTTCGACTTCGCGCTCAACAACCTTGCGGTGCACAACAACGTGCGCTACTCACCGCCAGCTCTGCCGCTGGACGCACGGCCCGACGAGCCGGAGATCCTGTCGCGCATCGCACTGATTCTCTATGGCCTGGCACCGGACGGCGACGTCGCGTTGGTGGACGATCAGGTGATTGCGATGACGTTGACCAAGGAGGTCGCCGACGCGGACTCACCCGTCGCCGGGCGCGCGGTCGACGAATTGACCGCGATGCTTGCCCCCGGCCCCGGCTACGAACGACGCCTGGACATGATGCTCCGGCTCGGGCCCTACGGCGATGCCTTCGGCGCCAACCCCGACGGGCTCACTCTGGAACGGCTCAAGGCCGCGCCGCACGGCATCGACTTAGGTCCGTTGCAACCACGGCTTCCCGAGGTACTCCGAACCCAAACGGCGCGAATCGAACTCGCGCCCGAGCCGCTGATCGCCGACGTGGCGCGGCTGCGCGAATCGGTCGGCCTCCGCGAAGGCCCGTTCATGCTGATCGGCCGGCGCCATCTGCGCTCCAACAACAGCTGGATGCATAACGTGCCGGCGCTGTCAGGCGGCACCAACCGCTGCACCCTGCGGATCCATCCGGACGACGCCGCCGACCTCGGGCTCAGCGATATTGCGGTGATCAAGGGCCCGGGCGGTGAACTCATTGCTCCGGTCGAGGTGACCGATGCCATGCGGCGGGGCGTCGTCTCGCTGCCGCATGGGTGGGGACACGATCGCGGCGGCACGGGACAGAAGCTCGCGGCAAGCCAGCCCGGTGTCAACGTCAACCAACTCAACGACGGCACTCATCTTGACCCGCTATCAGGCACCGCTGTGCTCAACGGCATCCCGGTCGACATTGCCCCTGCGGGCTGA